From the genome of Mycobacterium kansasii ATCC 12478:
CGGCCAGCGCGATCACGATCGCGGCCCACGTCCCCCAGCTGGCGTGAACATCCCAGTAACCGAAGATCGGCGCGGCGCCGGCGCGGGAGGCGAAACGCTCCAGGCCGATATCGCGGCGGGGTTTGACCCCGAGGTTCATCCGCGGCAGCACGAAGGCCGCTGCCACCAGGACGACCCCAACCGCGACGGCTGATGTTTCCCGGCGGGCGATCCTCACGAGCGCCCAGCTTATTGGGAGCCGGCGCCGGCGAACCGGCGCACCAACGCCGCCCGGTCGATCTTGCCGATGCCGCGTCGCGGTAGCTCGTCGACGATGTGCAGCTCGCGAGGCGCGGCGGTGACATCGAGCGTGCGCGCGACCTGCTCCCGCAATGCCGCCAGCGTCGGCGCGGCGCAACCAGTGCGGACCACGATCGCGGCCACCACGCGCTGGCCCAACCGGTCATCGGCCACCCCGAAAACCGCACAGTCAGCCACCGCCGGATGGCTGCCCAGTGCCGTCTCCACCGGCCCCGGCAGCACGGTCAGTCCGCCGGTACTGATGGCATCATCGACCCGCCCCAGGACCCGCAGCACACCCGAATCATCCACCGCACCAAGGTCATCGGTGTGGAACCAGCCCGCTTCGGCGAACGGGTCGGGATCGACCGGGTTGCGATACCCCTTGGCCAGGGTCGGGCCGCCCACGGCGATGCGGCCGTCGGGCAGGATCCGCACCCGGACCCCGTCGAGCGGCACGCCGTCGTACACGCAGCCTCCCGCGGTCTCACTCATGCCATAGGTGCGTACCACCCTGATGCCGGCCGCCGCCGCGGCTTCCACGACTCGCCGTGGCGCCGGTCCGCCACCGATCAGCACGGCATCCAGTTCGGCTAGCGCCGCGGTGGCGGCCGGGTCGGTCAGCGCCTTGGCCAGCTGCGCGGCCACCAGCGATGTGTATCGCCGCCCTGGGGCCAATCGCCTTACCGCGCCGGGCAATTGGGCGACGTCGAAGCCCGCGGAGACATCCAGCTCGACGGGTGTGCGACCGGCTAGCACGCTGCGAACCAGCACCTGCAGTCCGGCGATGTGATACGGCGGCACCGCCAGCAGCCAGGCGCCCGG
Proteins encoded in this window:
- the menE gene encoding o-succinylbenzoate--CoA ligase, whose translation is MQRVLAGRDPALVVTAAPDESASAALRVGEEIDDDVALVVTTSGTTGAPKGALLTAAALTASAAATHQRLGGPGAWLLAVPPYHIAGLQVLVRSVLAGRTPVELDVSAGFDVAQLPGAVRRLAPGRRYTSLVAAQLAKALTDPAATAALAELDAVLIGGGPAPRRVVEAAAAAGIRVVRTYGMSETAGGCVYDGVPLDGVRVRILPDGRIAVGGPTLAKGYRNPVDPDPFAEAGWFHTDDLGAVDDSGVLRVLGRVDDAISTGGLTVLPGPVETALGSHPAVADCAVFGVADDRLGQRVVAAIVVRTGCAAPTLAALREQVARTLDVTAAPRELHIVDELPRRGIGKIDRAALVRRFAGAGSQ